A portion of the Punica granatum isolate Tunisia-2019 chromosome 7, ASM765513v2, whole genome shotgun sequence genome contains these proteins:
- the LOC116214139 gene encoding pentatricopeptide repeat-containing protein At5g46100: MATKTIMKWSKRVTTAQVEKLIRAERDIEKAIVVFDSATAEYSNGFQHDEKTFGLMISRLVSANQFKSAEELLRRMKEERCAVSEDIFLSICRGYGRVHRPLEAMRVFHKMKDFDCQPTLKSFITVLDILVEENQLQVALRFYRYMRETGMSPTVASLNVLIKALCKNSGTLDSALKIFQEMPSKGYDPDVYTYGTLINGLCKFRKIDDAKELFKEMETIGCLPSVVTYTSLINGLCQSENLSEAIRLFEQMVGKGIEPNVFTYSSLMDGFCKSNHSIQAVKLLNMMISKHQKPNMITYSTLINGLCKEGKVQEASEILDRMKLQGLKPDAGLYGKIIIGLCNEQRFVEAANFLDEMVLGRITPNRLTWSLHGRTYNAVVEGLTLYGDINQAFQLYQSMRSRGISVNSSNLNMLMKSFCNQGDLTKAGRILEDMMVDGCAPTEDIWGLLLNLFQDQNELDNAAESLLASITETGDSET, translated from the coding sequence ATGGCTACCAAAACAATCATGAAGTGGTCCAAAAGAGTTACTACTGCTCAAGTGGAGAAGCTAATTCGGGCGGAGCGAGACATTGAGAAAGCCATTGTCGTCTTTGATTCTGCTACTGCTGAGTATAGCAATGGTTTCCAACACGATGAGAAAACCTTCGGTCTTATGATATCGCGATTGGTCTCGGCTAACCAGTTCAAGTCTGCAGAGGAGCTTCTCCGTAGGATGAAAGAGGAGAGGTGTGCTGTTTCGGAAGACATCTTCCTCTCCATTTGCAGGGGCTATGGACGGGTCCACAGACCTCTTGAGGCCATGCGTGTCTTCCACAAGATGAAGGACTTCGACTGCCAACCTACCCTGAAATCATTCATAACGGTTCTTGATATACTCGTAGAGGAGAACCAGTTACAAGTCGCTCTTAGGTTCTACCGGTACATGAGGGAGACAGGCATGTCCCCTACTGTTGCTTCCCTTAATGTCTTGATTAAGGCTCTGTGCAAGAATAGTGGAACGTTGGATTCTGCTCTTAAGATATTTCAAGAAATGCCGAGTAAGGGATATGATCCTGACGTTTACACATATGGTACGTTAATAAATGGTTTGTGTAAGTTCAGGAAGATTGATGATGCtaaggaacttttcaaagaGATGGAGACAATTGGTTGCTTACCAAGTGTTGTCACCTACACTTCTTTGATAAATGGGCTATGCCAGTCAGAGAATCTGAGCGAAGCTATCAGGTTGTTCGAGCAGATGGTGGGGAAGGGCATTGAGCCAAATGTGTTCACTTATAGCTCCCTAATGGACGGGTTCTGCAAGAGCAACCACTCTATTCAGGCAGTAAAGCTATTGAATATGATGATTAGCAAGCACCAGAAGCCTAATATGATTACTTATAGTACTTTGATCAATGGGCTCTGTAAGGAAGGAAAAGTTCAAGAAGCTTCTGAAATCCTTGATAGGATGAAACTTCAAGGGTTGAAACCTGATGCAGGTTTGTACGGCAAAATCATAATTGGGTTATGTAATGAGCAAAGATTTGTAGAGGCTGCAAATTTCCTTGATGAGATGGTGCTTGGACGGATCACTCCAAACCGGCTTACTTGGTCTCTTCATGGAAGGACCTACAATGCAGTAGTTGAAGGGTTGACTCTTTATGGAGATATAAACCAGGCTTTTCAACTTTACCAGAGCATGCGTTCCAGGGGTATTTCAGTCAATTCCAGTAATTTAAACATGCTCATGAAATCTTTTTGCAACCAAGGAGATCTAACAAAAGCCGGTCGAATTCTTGAGGACATGATGGTTGATGGATGTGCTCCAACTGAGGATATCTGGGGCTTACTCCTGAATCTATTCCAGGACCAAAATGAACTAGACAATGCTGCTGAGTCCTTACTAGCATCAATTACTGAGACTGGCGATTCTGAGACGTAA
- the LOC116215585 gene encoding F-box/kelch-repeat protein At3g06240-like isoform X2 has product MSMARLSEDLIVDVLTRLPVKPLMRFKCVSKQWCSLISAPQFAKTQLRRAREGNATSHQRIIKNGFLQTIHYEALDDERDDDQAVVQLHAPGTDPDQGFMLIGHCDGLMCLACDEGYILYNPTTRQSRSLANSESGPVTQDFVFHGFGYYPTIDDYKILQGKIVSCADGSKEAAMEIFALKSNSWRRIQNSRVIDPYDRGIYLNGALHWLVFPEIGSNRVRKIVSFDLAEEKFKEELSLPETDKTIEFEGLGIFGDRLFLYCGTWCDRLEAWIMNEYGKTESWTELFNVPTDGIPGAKYWTIPLCCTKNGKIVVDVDGREMVLFNPEDGTIKPYPVEDADYESAIYVESLVSPYVGA; this is encoded by the coding sequence ATGTCCATGGCGAGGCTTAGCGAGGATCTGATCGTAGACGTGCTCACGAGGCTGCCGGTCAAGCCCCTCATGCGATTCAAGTGCGTCAGCAAGCAGTGGTGCTCTCTCATCTCGGCCCCGCAGTTTGCAAAGACACAACTACGGCGAGCAAGGGAAGGTAATGCAACATCCCATCAGAGAATCATTAAGAACGGGTTCCTTCAGACAATCCACTACGAGGCACTCGATGATGAGAGGGATGATGATCAAGCTGTAGTGCAGTTGCACGCCCCGGGGACGGATCCCGATCAGGGGTTCATGCTCATCGGGCACTGTGATGGCTTGATGTGTCTAGCTTGTGACGAAGGATACATATTGTACAATCCGACCACTAGACAATCCAGGAGTTTAGCCAACTCTGAGTCCGGTCCAGTCACACAAGATTTTGTTTTTCATGGATTTGGGTATTATCCTACGATCGACGACTACAAAATCCTTCAAGGTAAGATCGTTAGCTGTGCAGATGGTTCCAAGGAAGCTGCAATGGAGATTTTCGCACTAAAATCCAACTCGTGGAGAAGGATTCAAAATAGTCGTGTTATCGATCCCTATGATCGGGGGATTTATCTCAACGGGGCTCTGCACTGGCTCGTGTTCCCTGAAATCGGCAGTAACAGAGTAAGAAAAATAGTATCATTTGATTTGGCTGAAGAGAAGTTTAAGGAGGAGTTGTCATTGCCCGAAACTGATAAAACCATAGAGTTTGAGGGACTAGGAATCTTCGGAGATCGTCTGTTTTTATATTGCGGTACATGGTGTGACCGCTTGGAAGCTTGGATAATGAATGAATACGGGAAGACAGAATCATGGACGGAGCTGTTCAATGTGCCTACAGACGGGATACCGGGAGCCAAGTACTGGACTATACCTCTGTGCTGCACCAAGAATGGAAAGATCGTGGTCGACGTTGATGGGCGAGAGATGGTTCTGTTTAACCCCGAAGATGGTACTATTAAGCCGTACCCTGTTGAAGATGCTGATTATGAATCAGCCATATATGTGGAAAGTCTTGTTTCACCTTATGTAGGGGCATGA
- the LOC116213908 gene encoding F-box/kelch-repeat protein At3g23880-like — MAEISEEILTEILLRLPVKPLVRFKCVSKRWHSMISDPHFTLSQLRTAMLRNTNSCARVLLTGELLHSISIESLSSSNAKAPPTTVLELPVKSSGKDSEIAVVGSCDGLVCLLIDSESLVLWNPTIGECRELPSSEFARSDVDFFYGLGYDSKTNDYKVVRGHYMEPGGRSSSSHTSIEIFSRNMDSWRRVQYDAVEFRGTDVGAYADGSLHWLRGNESEPVNKIVSFDLSEEMFHETVPMTGINDFEKLPLEGLCVSGECLLVYRGCNFGADFEAWMMKWEGKESSWSKLCSVPRDALPFTKYWLNPIDFTVDGKVLFNSAGWELCLYDQKENALKRFDFENDWVFDGSATYVESLVSPHGGSKRS; from the coding sequence ATGGCGGAAATATCCGAAGAGATCCTCACCGAGATCCTTCTCAGACTGCCCGTTAAACCCCTGGTCCGATTCAAGTGCGTCAGCAAGCGATGGCATTCTATGATCTCGGACCCCCACTTCACCCTATCCCAACTCCGAACGGCGATGTTACGAAACACGAACTCCTGCGCTAGAGTCCTCCTCACGGGCGAGTTGCTTCACTCCATAAGCATCGAATCCCTCAGCAGTTCCAATGCCAAAGCTCCTCCGACTACGGTGTTAGAATTACCGGTGAAGAGCTCGGGGAAGGATTCCGAGATTGCTGTTGTTGGCTCTTGTGATGGCCTGGTCTGCTTGCTCATAGATTCCGAGAGTTTGGTGTTGTGGAATCCTACCATTGGGGAGTGTAGGGAGCTGCCGAGTTCCGAGTTTGCTCGGTCggatgttgatttcttctaTGGACTTGGTTACGATTCTAAGACTAATGACTACAAGGTAGTCCGAGGCCATTATATGGAGCCCGGAGGAAGATCTAGTTCTAGTCACACTAGCATCGAGATCTTTTCCCGGAATATGGATTCTTGGAGGAGGGTTCAATACGATGCCGTTGAGTTCAGAGGTACGGATGTCGGAGCATATGCAGATGGATCTCTGCATTGGCTGAGAGGAAACGAGTCAGAACCGGTTAACAAAATTGTTTCATTCGACTTGTCGGAGGAGATGTTCCACGAGACAGTACCGATGACTGGTATTAATGACTTCGAGAAACTGCCGTTGGAAGGGTTATGTGTCAGTGGGGAATGCCTGCTTGTGTATAGGGGCTGTAATTTTGGGGCCGATTTTGAGGCTTGGATGATGAAATGGGAGGGGAAAGAGTCATCTTGGTCTAAGTTGTGCAGTGTTCCGAGGGATGCGTTGCCCTTCACTAAGTATTGGTTGAATCCTATCGACTTCACGGTGGACGGGAAAGTCCTGTTCAATTCAGCTGGATGGGAATTGTGCTTATATGATCAAAAGGAAAATGCACTGAAGAGGTTCGACTTTGAAAACGACTGGGTGTTTGATGGATCTGCTACTTATGTTGAGAGTCTCGTTTCACCTCATGGCGGTTCAAAGAGGAGTTAA
- the LOC116215585 gene encoding F-box/kelch-repeat protein At3g06240-like isoform X1, producing MTHTYITCPQPQVGRHQPIQKIKKLKPMSMARLSEDLIVDVLTRLPVKPLMRFKCVSKQWCSLISAPQFAKTQLRRAREGNATSHQRIIKNGFLQTIHYEALDDERDDDQAVVQLHAPGTDPDQGFMLIGHCDGLMCLACDEGYILYNPTTRQSRSLANSESGPVTQDFVFHGFGYYPTIDDYKILQGKIVSCADGSKEAAMEIFALKSNSWRRIQNSRVIDPYDRGIYLNGALHWLVFPEIGSNRVRKIVSFDLAEEKFKEELSLPETDKTIEFEGLGIFGDRLFLYCGTWCDRLEAWIMNEYGKTESWTELFNVPTDGIPGAKYWTIPLCCTKNGKIVVDVDGREMVLFNPEDGTIKPYPVEDADYESAIYVESLVSPYVGA from the coding sequence atgacacacacatatattacATGTCCCCAACCACAAGTTGGAAGACATCAACccatccaaaaaataaaaaagttgaaaCCGATGTCCATGGCGAGGCTTAGCGAGGATCTGATCGTAGACGTGCTCACGAGGCTGCCGGTCAAGCCCCTCATGCGATTCAAGTGCGTCAGCAAGCAGTGGTGCTCTCTCATCTCGGCCCCGCAGTTTGCAAAGACACAACTACGGCGAGCAAGGGAAGGTAATGCAACATCCCATCAGAGAATCATTAAGAACGGGTTCCTTCAGACAATCCACTACGAGGCACTCGATGATGAGAGGGATGATGATCAAGCTGTAGTGCAGTTGCACGCCCCGGGGACGGATCCCGATCAGGGGTTCATGCTCATCGGGCACTGTGATGGCTTGATGTGTCTAGCTTGTGACGAAGGATACATATTGTACAATCCGACCACTAGACAATCCAGGAGTTTAGCCAACTCTGAGTCCGGTCCAGTCACACAAGATTTTGTTTTTCATGGATTTGGGTATTATCCTACGATCGACGACTACAAAATCCTTCAAGGTAAGATCGTTAGCTGTGCAGATGGTTCCAAGGAAGCTGCAATGGAGATTTTCGCACTAAAATCCAACTCGTGGAGAAGGATTCAAAATAGTCGTGTTATCGATCCCTATGATCGGGGGATTTATCTCAACGGGGCTCTGCACTGGCTCGTGTTCCCTGAAATCGGCAGTAACAGAGTAAGAAAAATAGTATCATTTGATTTGGCTGAAGAGAAGTTTAAGGAGGAGTTGTCATTGCCCGAAACTGATAAAACCATAGAGTTTGAGGGACTAGGAATCTTCGGAGATCGTCTGTTTTTATATTGCGGTACATGGTGTGACCGCTTGGAAGCTTGGATAATGAATGAATACGGGAAGACAGAATCATGGACGGAGCTGTTCAATGTGCCTACAGACGGGATACCGGGAGCCAAGTACTGGACTATACCTCTGTGCTGCACCAAGAATGGAAAGATCGTGGTCGACGTTGATGGGCGAGAGATGGTTCTGTTTAACCCCGAAGATGGTACTATTAAGCCGTACCCTGTTGAAGATGCTGATTATGAATCAGCCATATATGTGGAAAGTCTTGTTTCACCTTATGTAGGGGCATGA